A stretch of Telopea speciosissima isolate NSW1024214 ecotype Mountain lineage chromosome 11, Tspe_v1, whole genome shotgun sequence DNA encodes these proteins:
- the LOC122645235 gene encoding uncharacterized protein LOC122645235, whose protein sequence is MAEYEACATGLEGVLSTGLKRLEIYEDSSLVVCQMQGKWRTKDKKLIPYQEHVENLSKEFEEISSSLPRDSNQFADALSTLISMVEMEFGTRVHPFSIELRHQPTDANHNNALTIDERPWYANVTDFIKERRYPKDVTTKEKRFLRYTTQFVLRKDILYKRSYDGVQLLCIDEEQAKLVMDKIHQDICDPYMTARMMTKRSLG, encoded by the coding sequence ATGGCCGAATACGAGGCTTGCGCCACAGGACTTGAGGGTGTCTTATCAACAGGTCTTAAGAGACTAGAAATCTATGAGGATTCTTCTTTAGTTGTATGCCAAATGCAAGGAAAGTGGAGAACAAAGGACAAGAAGTTGATACCATATCAAGAACATGTTGAAAATCTATCAAAGGAATTTGAAGAGATATCCTCCTCTTTGCCAAGGGATAGCAATCAGTTTGCGGATGCACTATCAACCCTGATATCCATGGTTGAGATGGAATTTGGAACAAGGGTACATCCGTTCTCAATTGAGTTAAGACATCAACCAACAGATGCCAATCACAACAATGCTTTAACGATTGATGAAAGACCATGGTATGCAAATGTTACTGACTTCATCAAAGAAAGGCGATACCCTAAGGATGTCACGACTAAGGAAAAACGTTTCTTGAGATACACAACCCAATTCGTGCTACGAAAAGACATTCTCTACAAAAGGTCGTATGATGGAGTACAATTATTATGCATTGATGAAGAACAAGCAAAACTAGTAATGGATAAAATCCACCAAGACATATGTGACCCCTATATGACTGCAAGGATGATGACAAAAAGATCCTTAGGCTAG